ATAAAATGCGTTCGGTTGGCCCACCCCACCGGTGTCGGGGTGCGAGGAGCGCCCAATCGGCTGTTTTTTTACCGTTCCGACATGAACCTCGTCTAATGGCTGGCACCCCGGCGTGGAAGCTACTCCTGCCGCGCCAACTCCGCCGTCTCCCGGCCGACCTGGCCGCCGTCGTCGGCGTAGTTGCCCTGACGAACCTGGCCGTTTTGCTGCCGGTCGTCTCCGACACGCCGGTCCGTATCGTCGCCGGACTCGTGTTTGTCCTCTTCGTCCCCGGGTACGCGTTCATCGCCGCGCTGTTCCCGGAGGACGGGAGCGACCCCGACGACGACGAGGCCGTCACGAACCCCCAGGCCGAGGGTATCGACGGCATCGACGGCATCGAACGGGTCGCGCTCTCCTTTGGCCTCAGCATCGCACTCGTCCCCCTCGTGGGCCTGGTGTTGAACTTCACGCCGTGGGGCATCCGCCTGCTCCCGATTCTCGTCTCGCTCAGCGGGCTGACGCTTGTGTTGACCGGCGTCGCGGCCGTTCGTCGCTGGGCGCTGCCCGCCGACGAGCGGTTCCGCGTGCCATACCGGGCGTGGCTCAGCGCCGGCCGCGAGGAGCTGTTCTCGCCAGCGTCGCGGACGGACGCCGCCCTGAACGTGTTGCTGGTCGTGAGCATCCTGCTCGCGGCCGGCAGCGTCGCGTACGCCGTCACAGTCCCGAAAGAGGGCGAGCGGTTCAGCGAGTTCTACCTGCTGACGGAGGGCGAGGACGGCGACCTCGTCGCGGACGGCTACCCGACGGAGTTCCAGCGGGGCGAAAGCCGGTCGCTGATAGTCGGCATCGGGAATCAGGAACACGAGCGAACGGAGTACACCGTCGTCACCGAGTTACAGCGCGTCGAACGCGTCGGCAACGAGACGCGGGTGCAGGAGCGGAGCGAACTGCGGCGCTTCCAGCCGACGCTAGAGCACAACGAGACCTGGCACCGCCAACACGAGGTGACGCCGGGGATGACGGGAGAGCGGCTCAGGCTCCAGTACCTGCTGTACCGCGGTTCGCCGCCCGAGACGGTCAACCAATCGACCGCCTATCGGGAAGTCCACCTCTGGGTGAACGTGACCGAGTGACCCCCTTTCCGCGGGGTCTAAAGCGGATTGTCCCACTGCCTCCCGTTCCGCATTCCACCCGCCGAACGGCTTTTTTCGCCTCGGGACGGACTACTACTTCTTCCCGAACCTGTTCTGGCCGCTGCTGGCAGCAAACCCCGACCGGTCGCCGTCGTTCGCGGCCCACGCCCCCGACAGCCTGGGCTCGCTCGCCGTCCCGCTCGTCGTCTTCGGACTGGCCGTCAGTTACGGCGTCGTGGCGGCGTACCGGAGTCACGAGCCGATGGCGGTGGAAATACTATAGGACCAGACCCCGTACCGGAGACTCATTGTGTCCGGAATCAACGCCGTTCAGAACTAGTCGGTCAGCGAGACCGTGCCATCGTACGCCCGGTAGCTATGGACCGGAGCTACCGACGGTTTCAGGCCTGGGTCGCGGATTCAATCGGCGTGTCGCCGCAGTCGACGCAGATGTACTCCTCGTCGACTGTGACGACGACCGGTGAGTTGCACGTAATGCACTTGAGCTTCGACGCGCGCGATTGCTTTGCGTAGTCCCCCATTGTGTGTACCTTATACACACGCATTATCTGTAAGATAACATAAAATCATGCGTCTCAGCAACATTTCGCCGCGACCGGTTCCGTGCGACGGCATCTACCCGGAGGCACACCGCCAGGAAGCGACATAACGGAGAAAGAATCACAACAACGCCGTGTCGACCCCAGCGGCCTGTGACTCAGTCCCGTCGCGCAAGGAGTCCGGCACCTAGCAGTGCTAGCACCGCGACGAGCACGGTGAATCCGGGGCCGCTCGAACTCGTGGTCTCGACCGAGCCCGGTGTTGCGGTCGCGCCCACGTCGTCGGGTTGCTGGGCACCACCACCGGCGGCGGTCGTGGCCGCCTCGGTCTGGGCACCGCCGTCGGTTTCGACCGCCTCAGTGCCGTCGTCCGCACCCGTGTCGGTCACCGCTCCGTTGTCGGTGTCCAGCGCTTCGGTGTCTTCATCCGTTGCGTCGTCGCTTTCGGTCTCCGATTCGTCGTCACCGTCGTCTCCATCGCCGTCGTCACTCCCATCACTGCTATCGTCGCCATCGCCACCATCGCTGCTGTCATCGTCATCACTATCGTCGCTGCCGCCGTTATTGTCGTCACCGCCGTCGTCGCTGCCACCGTTATCATCGTTGCCGTCGTCGCTGCTACCATTATCATCGCCGTCGTCGCTTCCGTCACTACCGCCGTCATCGGTTTCGGTCTCGTCCTCGGAGTCATCGTCGCCGGAGTCGGTCTCGTTCGACTGCGACAGCGTGACCGTGCCGGTGCTGGAGGCGATGCCGTCGGAGTCCTCGCCGACGGCGACGTGGACGTACGTGTACGTGCCGGTCGGCCAGGAGTCCAGCGTTTCGACGGCCACGGTGGTATCGGGGCTCTCGGACACCGTCGTAGCCGAGGCGTACATCATATCGTCGCCGGTCGCGTCCGAGGACGCTTCGGAGAGCACGAACCCGAACAGGCCGACCAGTCCCGCGGACGGCATCGCCCTGGTCGCCGTCGACTCTCCGGCGAAGGCGGCGTCGCCGTGGGTCGCCGAGACCCCGCTGACGCCGTCGAAGGAGTTCTCGACCGTGACCTGGTCCTCCGAGAGGTTCGCGCCGATGTCGCCGGTCACCCGGACGGTACTCGTTCGCTGTTGCAGTTCGCTCTCGTTGAACACCAGCACAGCGTGCGTTACGGAGTCGTCGTCCAGTTCGGTCTCGACGTCGAGCGTGACGTTCCCGCCGACGTCGTCGGCAGTCGCGTCGACCGTAGAGTCGCTGTCCTGAACCAGCGTCTGCTCGACGCCGACGACGGTCACGTTCCCATCGGTCGAGACGTCGCCGTCCGAAACGGACAGTCCCGCCCCGTCGTCGACGGTGACCAGAACGAAGCCGTAGGCCCCACCCGAGTCGGGCGTGTACGAGGTTTCGAGGGCTCCGTTGTCGTCAATCGAACCGACCCCCTCCCCGTCGTCTAGCAGTTCGACCGAACTGGCACTGGAGTCGTTGGTGAAGAGGCGAGCCAGTTCGGTTCTGATGCTCCCGTCACTGAATCCGGCCGCGTCCGGGCGCTCGGAGAGTTTGACGGCGAGCAGTTGGGCTTCGTCGCCGGCAACCGCCGAGGTTCCGGCCCCAATCGTCGATTCGAACGTGAGGCCTACAGGCTCGCCCGCCTCGTGAATCGTGTACTGGTCCCTGTTGAGGGGGACGTCACCGGTCTGTGCGGACTCGACGTTGATGTACGTCTGCGGGGCCGCTATCGTCGTCGGCCCCGTTGAAGTGGTCCGAAGCGGGAGAAGCGACCGCTCCCACACGTCGACGTTCTCCGTCACCGCCGTCGTCTGCCCCTCGTCGACCGGCGTCGCCGTCGCCGACGTTACGGACAGCGGCGCGGCCAACACCAGTAACACTGCAGTCGCAAAAATTGCAGCGTGTTTTATTTTTGTTGTATTACACATTACTGAATTTTTTCGAAGGGGTGCGGTATAATTCTTATGCAGTGACATCCAGCGGTCCGAAGCGCCGTGCAAAACCCGCGAAACGGGACTGCTCCGCCAGTGGGCCGTCAGGCCATCAGGCACACGTGTATCGGTCCGTCTGTATCTGTGAGATATATGTAAAATATTGTATGAGAACGGGCGGCAATCGGCACCACCGCGTGTTGTCAGAATGCGAGTATTACACGGGCGTCGCACCGTTCAAAGTCTGCGAGTTCCGGTGCCAGATTCGCGGCCTCCGAGGGACTCGCTGGGCACCGGAGTAGTTACGCTTCTTCGGCTTCGTCGTTCTCAGCGCCGTTCGGTCCGCCGGCGTTGTCCGGGGGACCGCCGTTACCCGGGCTATCGCCGGGAGGCCCTCCGTCGTCGGGGCCGCCGCCCGGACTCAGTGCCACCGTTCCGGTGTCCGAGTTGATGGTCCCAGACTCGTTGCCGACGGCGACGTGGACGTACTGGTACGCGCCGTTCGGCCAAGAATCGAGCGTCTGGACGGTCACGTTGGTGTCGGGGGCGTCACTGACGACCGTGGCAGAGGCGTGGACGACGTCACCGCCGGCGTCCGAGTCAGCCTGAGAGACAAGCACGCCGAACAGCCCCTGCAGACCGATTGCGGGTATCGACTGGTTTGTAGAGAGGTTGATGCCGGCGATTCTGGTGCCGTTCCCGACCGTCGCCACGCCGCTGACGCTGTCGAAGGAGTTTCGGACGGAAATCTGGTCCTGGCTGAAGCTCTCGTTCAGTTCGCCCGACACCGTCACCGTACTCGACTGGCGCTGGAGTTCGCCCTGTCGCACCAGCACCACCGCGTGCGTGGCGTTTTCGTCCTCGATTTCCGTGTCGACGTTCAGCGTGACGTCGTCGCCGGGATTGACCGGGTTCCGGGTCGGCTCGACGGTCGAGGCGTTGTCTTGCACGATGGCCTGCTCGACACCGACGACCGTCACCTGCCCGTTGACCGAAACGTTGCCGTCGGAGACCGACAACCCTTCGTCACCCTCGTCGACAGTCACCAGGACGAAGGCGTACGCACCGCCTGACTCGGGCGTGTAAGAAGCGTTCAGTTCGCCCGTTTCACTAATCCGTCCGACGCCCGCTGCGTCGTCGAGCAGTTCGGACGACGTGACGTTCGTGTTGTTCGCGAAGACGGCCCCGATCGAAGCCGTGACGTTGCCGGTGTCCAGGCCGTCCGTGGTCGGGACCCGATTGAGCTTGACGGCGAGCAGTTGCGCCTCGTCGCCGGCAAGCGCCCTCGTCCCGGCACCGATTCTGGGCTCGAAAGACATGTTTATCGACTCGTTGCGCTCGTGGACCGTCAGCGTGCGCTTGTTGAGCGGCAGGTCACCGGTCGCGGCCGACTCGACGTTGATGAACGTCCGGGGCCCTACAATCGTCGTCGGACCTTCAGAGGTCGTCCGGAGCGTGAGCGGCGACCGCTCCCACACGTCGACGTTCTCGGTCACCGAGATGGTTTGACGCTCGGCGACGGGCGTCGCCCCGGCAGTGGACAGCACCGAGACAGGGCCTGCGAGTAACATCGCGGCTGCCAAGGCGAGGATGGCAGCGCGCCGTAGTATTGGGGATTTTACCATTACGAGGAAATTACAGAAGCCTGTGGTATATTTCTTATGCAGTAGCACTTCTGAGAGTGGTATAAAGCGTCTTTTCAGACACAACTATATTCTCGTGTCCCCAAAAGTGATATATTTCTTGTAGTTGTGCATCTAGTATATATACTCGAAAATAAGGTGGTAACTACCCAGTTTCAAGACAGATTAGATAGGGTGTTACTGGTGGTAAATCGTATCTAGAGTAGCCAGCGTCGAGAAGGAATCCGAGTCAATCCGTCCCGAGCGGTAGCCCGGACTCTGCCGCGGTACGTCGGAGAATTGCGAGGGAAGACCGCTCCGTGCGAGTCTTCCGGCACCGGTCAACCGTCGTCCATCGGGGTCGATGGACGGTGGCCGCTCGCGGTTTGCGAGGGACCGCGTCGGTCCAGCAGTGCGATGGAAGGGAGCGAACCGCGCGACGGTGGGGCCGCCGCGCACTTTTCGCCCCCTCCGCGTGCATCTTTCGGCGTCGCGCCGTGCGACCCCTACACGATGCGAGGGAAGGGATTTGAACCCTTGGACCCCTACGGGAGCGGATCTTGAGTCCGCCGCCGTTTCCTGGCTTGGCTACCCTCGCACGCGTGTTGCACTCGAAACACACGGCAGTACGGTATAAATGTCGTACGGAACGGACTCGGAGCGGGCGGCCGCACGGCCCACGGAACCGGTGGTTTGACCCCCTGGGAGACGGTAGCGTACGCATGGACGACCACACGCGCGACCCGACCGTCGAGCCCCCGGACGGGAATCCGGCGGGCTGGCGAGCCGACGGACAGTGGGAACACGAGACGCTCAGGCGGGCCGTCGTCCACGGCGTCCGCCTGTACAACTCCGGGGAGTTCCACGAGTCACACGACTGCTTCGAGGACGAGTGGTACAACTACGGCCGCGGGAACACGGAGAGCAAATTCCTCCACGGGATGGTGCAGGTCGCCGCCGGCGCGTACAAGCACTTCGACTTCGAGGACGACGACGGCATGCGGTCGCTGTTTCGCACGTCGCTGCAGTACTTCCGTGGCGTCCCGAACGACTACTACGGCGTCGACCTGCTCGACGTGCGGACGACGGTCACGAACGCGCTGTCGGACCCGTCGGCGCTGGAGGGCTGGCAGATTCGCCTCGACGGCGAGTATCCGACCGTCCGCCCGGAGGACATCGAGTTCGCCGAGTCGCTCGAACACTGACCGGTTCCGGGCACTTCTAAAGGCTGGAGGCGTTATTACGGGTAGATGCGAATCGAGCAACTGGGAGACGGGATTCCGGAGGTGGCCGTCGTGGGGAGCATCCACGGCGACGAACCGTGCGGACGGGACGGTATCGAAGCCGTCCTGGCCGACCCGCCCGAAGTCGAGCGACCGGTCAAGTTCATCATCGCGAACGAGGCGGCCCTCGACGCGGACCAGCGGTACCTCGACACGGACCTCAACCGTTCGTTCCCCGGCGACGCCGACAGCGAGTCCCACGAGACGCGGCTGGCTGCGGCTCTGGCCGCGGAACTCCAGGACTGCACCGTGCTCTCGCTGCACTCCACGCAGTCCTACGAGGGGATGTTTGCCCTCGTCGACGACCTCACGTCGGAGATGGAACGGCTCTGTAGCGCGCTCTCCGTGGACGCCGTCGTCCAGACGAAGGGGGCAAACGAAGGGCGGCTGTTCGCGACAGTGGACTCCGTCGTCGAAGTCGAGTGTGGCTATCAGGGCTCGGCGGAGGCCGCCGAGAACGCCGAGCAGGTCATCCGGGAGTTCCTCGCCGCCACCGGCGTCACTGCCGAGCCACCGCTCCAGCGAGACACGGAGCTGCCGGTGTTCCAGCTCGGCGAGCCCATTCCCAAGTCAGCCGCCGAACAGTACGAGGTGTTCGTCCGGAACTTCGAGCACGTCCCCGAGGGCGACCCCGTGGCCGCGGCCGACGACGAGACTGTCGTCGCGGAGGAGCCGTTCCACCCGGTCCTGCTCTCGGCCCACGGCTACGAGGACGTGTTCGGCTTTACCGCGGATCGAATTGGGATGCTAGACTGAGCAATCTATTGTTGACCCGCTGATTTAGACGGCAAGCGCCCGTCTAAAAAACCAAAGCACACCTCGCACTGATTATCGGGTGGCAGTTGTCAAACGCGCTGGCCGAGGTATTCAGTGGAAAATTCTCGTGTTCTCGGCACAAATTATATTTCCGCTCAATTGTCGACCTTCCATTCAATGACTTGGAAAGAAGCTCAGGCAATCCGATTATAGAGACTGTCCGGTACGAAAGTCCCCAGTACATTGCGAGCCTTGTATATCGATCCACCTTCGCGGTTTTCTCGGTACCAGAACGGGGGTTTGAGTTCCCTGATCCGCTGCATGTCGCGGTCCGTGAGTTCGAAATCAAAGACGTCCATGTTCGCCTCTACGTGTCTCGGCGTCGTGGCCTTCGGAATCGTGACAACGTTCTCTTGTTGTATTAGCCACCTGATCGATAGCTGTGCTGCCGATTTACCGTACCGGTCACCAATCGAACGTAGGACATCGTCTTCAACAACTCGCCCCTCTGCAAGCGGACTGTACGCGGTAACTGTGATATCGTTATCCTGGCAAAATCTGACGAGTTCCTCGTCACCCCAATAGGGATGGTATTCAATCTGATTTGTCGCAATAGGAGCGTCTGAAAGCTGCATCGCCCGCATGAGCTCCTTGATAGAAAAGTTACTCACCCCGATCTGATTGACCAACCCATCATCGACGAGTGTGTTGAGCGCGTTGAACGTTTCTTCCATATCTGCCAGCGGGTTCCACCAGTGAACCAATAACAGATCTAAATACTCCGTTCCCAGCCGTTCGAGACATCCCTTAGCTGCCTGAATCAAGCGGTCATACTCGACCATTTCGGGATATCCCTTGATTTTCGTCGTCAAGAAGAGGTCGTCGCGGTCAACGCTGGAGTGTTCGATTGCGCGACCGACGGCCGCTTCGTTTTCGTAGGCCATCGCAGTGTCAATGTGCGTGTACCCACACTCAAGCGCATTACTAACCGCGTTGTAGCACTTATACCCTCCAGTTCGGTAGGTGCCGAACCCGAGAGTAGGGACCGTGGTCGTACCATTCTGCTCGGTTGCCATGTCGGCTGACTGTTGTGGTCGCTTCATTTTCCTCAGTTTTATCTGATATAATCATGACAGTAGAACCGGGCCTGTATTGGTATGGGCTTTATAATTCAACATATTTAGATATGGGGCAAAGAAATAAACTCTGTATGACATAATTGCGTGCCTATAATTTACAGCTCTGTACCACGGTTTCATCGGGACCATGCTAAACAGAGGCTCCGCGATTCGAGTGGCTTTACAGGAGAATTTACTTCGTTCCTGTAGTGTGTAGCTGGAAGGGGTTGTAACCCGGCAGAATAGCGGCGATCCAGACGACTCGTTAGTTCCCGAGGATAATCGAGACGCTGGCCGCTATCCTTGGACGACCTGGTGTGATGTCAGCGGTGCGCGTGAAGAGAACCTTACTCGACGGGTCGTAAGCAAACGTTCAGGTACCGAGGCTACTCGGCCGAGAGTTCGAAAAGTCTGCAAACGCGAGACGCTCCAGCGCCTAG
Above is a window of Haloarcula sp. DT43 DNA encoding:
- a CDS encoding DUF1616 domain-containing protein, whose translation is MAGTPAWKLLLPRQLRRLPADLAAVVGVVALTNLAVLLPVVSDTPVRIVAGLVFVLFVPGYAFIAALFPEDGSDPDDDEAVTNPQAEGIDGIDGIERVALSFGLSIALVPLVGLVLNFTPWGIRLLPILVSLSGLTLVLTGVAAVRRWALPADERFRVPYRAWLSAGREELFSPASRTDAALNVLLVVSILLAAGSVAYAVTVPKEGERFSEFYLLTEGEDGDLVADGYPTEFQRGESRSLIVGIGNQEHERTEYTVVTELQRVERVGNETRVQERSELRRFQPTLEHNETWHRQHEVTPGMTGERLRLQYLLYRGSPPETVNQSTAYREVHLWVNVTE
- a CDS encoding PGF-CTERM sorting domain-containing protein — its product is MCNTTKIKHAAIFATAVLLVLAAPLSVTSATATPVDEGQTTAVTENVDVWERSLLPLRTTSTGPTTIAAPQTYINVESAQTGDVPLNRDQYTIHEAGEPVGLTFESTIGAGTSAVAGDEAQLLAVKLSERPDAAGFSDGSIRTELARLFTNDSSASSVELLDDGEGVGSIDDNGALETSYTPDSGGAYGFVLVTVDDGAGLSVSDGDVSTDGNVTVVGVEQTLVQDSDSTVDATADDVGGNVTLDVETELDDDSVTHAVLVFNESELQQRTSTVRVTGDIGANLSEDQVTVENSFDGVSGVSATHGDAAFAGESTATRAMPSAGLVGLFGFVLSEASSDATGDDMMYASATTVSESPDTTVAVETLDSWPTGTYTYVHVAVGEDSDGIASSTGTVTLSQSNETDSGDDDSEDETETDDGGSDGSDDGDDNGSSDDGNDDNGGSDDGGDDNNGGSDDSDDDDSSDGGDGDDSSDGSDDGDGDDGDDESETESDDATDEDTEALDTDNGAVTDTGADDGTEAVETDGGAQTEAATTAAGGGAQQPDDVGATATPGSVETTSSSGPGFTVLVAVLALLGAGLLARRD
- a CDS encoding PGF-CTERM sorting domain-containing protein; this encodes MVKSPILRRAAILALAAAMLLAGPVSVLSTAGATPVAERQTISVTENVDVWERSPLTLRTTSEGPTTIVGPRTFINVESAATGDLPLNKRTLTVHERNESINMSFEPRIGAGTRALAGDEAQLLAVKLNRVPTTDGLDTGNVTASIGAVFANNTNVTSSELLDDAAGVGRISETGELNASYTPESGGAYAFVLVTVDEGDEGLSVSDGNVSVNGQVTVVGVEQAIVQDNASTVEPTRNPVNPGDDVTLNVDTEIEDENATHAVVLVRQGELQRQSSTVTVSGELNESFSQDQISVRNSFDSVSGVATVGNGTRIAGINLSTNQSIPAIGLQGLFGVLVSQADSDAGGDVVHASATVVSDAPDTNVTVQTLDSWPNGAYQYVHVAVGNESGTINSDTGTVALSPGGGPDDGGPPGDSPGNGGPPDNAGGPNGAENDEAEEA
- a CDS encoding DUF309 domain-containing protein; this translates as MDDHTRDPTVEPPDGNPAGWRADGQWEHETLRRAVVHGVRLYNSGEFHESHDCFEDEWYNYGRGNTESKFLHGMVQVAAGAYKHFDFEDDDGMRSLFRTSLQYFRGVPNDYYGVDLLDVRTTVTNALSDPSALEGWQIRLDGEYPTVRPEDIEFAESLEH
- a CDS encoding M14 family metallopeptidase, producing the protein MRIEQLGDGIPEVAVVGSIHGDEPCGRDGIEAVLADPPEVERPVKFIIANEAALDADQRYLDTDLNRSFPGDADSESHETRLAAALAAELQDCTVLSLHSTQSYEGMFALVDDLTSEMERLCSALSVDAVVQTKGANEGRLFATVDSVVEVECGYQGSAEAAENAEQVIREFLAATGVTAEPPLQRDTELPVFQLGEPIPKSAAEQYEVFVRNFEHVPEGDPVAAADDETVVAEEPFHPVLLSAHGYEDVFGFTADRIGMLD
- a CDS encoding aldo/keto reductase, with amino-acid sequence MKRPQQSADMATEQNGTTTVPTLGFGTYRTGGYKCYNAVSNALECGYTHIDTAMAYENEAAVGRAIEHSSVDRDDLFLTTKIKGYPEMVEYDRLIQAAKGCLERLGTEYLDLLLVHWWNPLADMEETFNALNTLVDDGLVNQIGVSNFSIKELMRAMQLSDAPIATNQIEYHPYWGDEELVRFCQDNDITVTAYSPLAEGRVVEDDVLRSIGDRYGKSAAQLSIRWLIQQENVVTIPKATTPRHVEANMDVFDFELTDRDMQRIRELKPPFWYRENREGGSIYKARNVLGTFVPDSLYNRIA